Proteins encoded in a region of the Streptomyces sp. NBC_00310 genome:
- a CDS encoding HAD family hydrolase — MRYDLVIFDNDGVLVDSEPISNRILADYLTELGHPTSYEESIRDYMGSAMHRIHELVLERTGEALPGEFDDVFHQRVFAAFERELEPVPGVVAVLEKLVADEVPYCVASSGSHERIRVGHRTTGLDRWFGEGLVFSSQDVGRGKPAPDLFLHAAERMGVPPQRCAVVEDSPLGVRAGLAAGMDVYGYVAMTPAGKLAGARGYFSDMGELPDLLS, encoded by the coding sequence ATGCGCTATGACCTCGTGATCTTCGACAATGACGGTGTTCTCGTGGACAGCGAGCCGATCTCCAACCGGATTCTCGCCGACTACCTCACCGAACTCGGACACCCGACCTCGTACGAGGAGTCCATCCGGGACTACATGGGGTCGGCCATGCACCGGATTCACGAGCTTGTCTTGGAGCGGACCGGCGAGGCACTGCCGGGGGAGTTCGACGACGTCTTCCACCAGCGCGTGTTCGCCGCGTTCGAGCGGGAGTTGGAACCCGTACCGGGTGTGGTCGCGGTGCTGGAGAAGCTGGTCGCGGACGAGGTGCCGTACTGCGTGGCGTCGTCCGGGAGCCATGAGCGGATCCGGGTGGGGCATCGGACGACCGGGCTCGACCGGTGGTTCGGGGAGGGGCTCGTGTTCAGTTCCCAGGACGTGGGGCGGGGCAAGCCGGCGCCGGATCTCTTCCTGCACGCGGCCGAGCGGATGGGCGTTCCACCGCAGAGGTGTGCCGTCGTCGAGGACAGCCCCCTCGGGGTACGGGCCGGGCTCGCGGCCGGGATGGATGTGTACGGGTATGTGGCGATGACGCCCGCCGGGAAGCTGGCCGGAGCCAGGGGGTACTTCTCGGACATGGGAGAGCTGCCCGACCTGCTTAGTTGA
- a CDS encoding MFS transporter, whose amino-acid sequence MTDVLRRGRAALAFSFFAQGVAFALLVTRIPAIQDRYGVSDALLPLFLAAVPILAGVGSVGTEHLVKKVPPSRVLRWSQPVVLLALLGVGAGEQLVVLGASLAAFGLAVGALDASMNMLGVSLQRSYGRSIMLGFHAVYSLGGIAGASLAWVGAHWDVPLLPLYLPVVIALLPAALAGSRWYVDGGRLDDPGTAEGKAPTTGAEGGNVAFKMLLPLCLVMCFAYIGDSTVSNWSAKYLQDVLGSSDQLSTVPYNVYMVTTLIGRSLGDFGVRKFGAVTVVRAGALVAAVGFAVVAGAPGAWVGMLGFTLLGLGLCVLVPQTFAAAGRLFPGASDAAVARLNIFNYVGFLIGSPLVGAVGDLWSYRGAMLIPMVLVLVTLVYARSFETEPDRYGGGHERPRTADVGRGSNGL is encoded by the coding sequence ATGACAGATGTGCTGCGGCGCGGTAGGGCCGCGTTGGCGTTCAGCTTCTTCGCTCAGGGTGTCGCCTTCGCGCTGCTCGTGACGCGGATTCCGGCCATTCAGGACCGGTACGGGGTCTCCGACGCGCTGTTGCCGCTCTTCCTCGCCGCCGTGCCGATCCTCGCAGGGGTCGGCAGTGTCGGCACCGAGCACCTCGTGAAGAAGGTGCCGCCGAGCCGGGTGCTGCGGTGGTCCCAGCCCGTCGTGCTCCTGGCGCTGCTCGGCGTGGGGGCCGGTGAGCAGCTGGTCGTGCTCGGTGCCTCACTGGCGGCCTTCGGGCTGGCGGTCGGGGCGCTCGACGCGTCCATGAACATGCTCGGGGTGAGTCTGCAGCGGTCGTACGGGCGGAGCATCATGCTCGGCTTCCACGCCGTGTACAGCCTGGGTGGGATAGCCGGGGCCTCGCTGGCGTGGGTGGGGGCGCACTGGGATGTGCCGCTGCTCCCGTTGTATCTGCCGGTGGTGATCGCGCTGCTGCCGGCCGCCTTGGCGGGGAGCCGGTGGTATGTCGACGGGGGACGCCTCGATGACCCCGGAACCGCCGAGGGCAAGGCCCCGACCACCGGTGCGGAGGGCGGGAACGTCGCCTTCAAGATGCTGCTGCCGCTCTGTCTGGTGATGTGCTTCGCGTACATCGGGGACTCGACCGTCTCCAACTGGAGTGCGAAGTATCTGCAGGACGTGCTCGGGAGTTCCGACCAGCTGTCGACCGTTCCGTACAACGTCTATATGGTCACCACGCTGATCGGGCGGTCCCTCGGGGACTTCGGGGTGCGGAAGTTCGGGGCCGTGACCGTCGTGCGGGCCGGGGCGCTGGTGGCGGCCGTCGGGTTCGCCGTGGTGGCGGGGGCGCCGGGGGCCTGGGTGGGGATGCTCGGGTTCACGCTGCTGGGACTCGGGCTGTGTGTGCTGGTGCCGCAGACGTTCGCGGCGGCGGGGCGGCTGTTCCCCGGAGCTTCGGATGCGGCCGTCGCTCGGCTGAATATCTTCAACTATGTCGGCTTCTTGATCGGTTCTCCGTTGGTGGGGGCGGTGGGAGACCTCTGGAGCTACCGCGGGGCGATGCTCATACCGATGGTCCTGGTGCTGGTGACGTTGGTGTACGCCCGGTCGTTCGAGACTGAACCGGACCGATACGGTGGCGGGCATGAGCGGCCGCGCACAGCTGATGTGGGACGAGGCAGTAACGGGCTATGA
- a CDS encoding acetoin utilization protein AcuC: MSGRAQLMWDEAVTGYDFGPDHPMDPVRLALTRSLVSAFGLDREMDVVSAKPAGESTLRLVHREDYVAAVKAASADPGGADGAYGLGTVDDPAFAGMHEVSALIAGQSVGAAEAVWRGDALHAVNFAGGLHHAMPGGASGFCIYNDASIAIARLLELGAERVAYVDVDVHHGDGVQAAFWEDPRVLTISLHEHPRTLFPQTGWPEETGASSSAEGSAVNVALPAGTGDAGWVRAFHAVVPELIADFRPQVLVTQHGADTHFEDPLAHLAVSLDAQRAVQVALHELAHEYADGRWVALGGGGYAVVDVVPRSWTHLVAIAAGREIAPERVIPEEWRQQVFARTRQLAPARMTDGRWPVSWAGWEAGYDPADRLDQAVLAARKAVFPLRGLLP, encoded by the coding sequence ATGAGCGGCCGCGCACAGCTGATGTGGGACGAGGCAGTAACGGGCTATGACTTCGGCCCGGACCATCCGATGGATCCGGTCCGGCTGGCGCTGACCCGGAGCCTGGTGAGTGCCTTCGGGCTCGACCGGGAGATGGACGTCGTCTCGGCGAAGCCGGCGGGGGAGTCGACCCTGCGGCTGGTGCATCGCGAGGACTATGTGGCCGCGGTCAAGGCCGCTTCCGCGGACCCCGGGGGTGCGGACGGCGCGTACGGGCTCGGCACCGTGGACGATCCGGCCTTCGCCGGGATGCACGAGGTGTCCGCACTCATCGCGGGGCAGTCGGTGGGGGCGGCGGAGGCCGTGTGGCGGGGGGACGCGCTGCACGCGGTGAACTTCGCGGGCGGGCTGCATCACGCGATGCCCGGAGGTGCCTCGGGGTTCTGTATCTACAACGACGCGTCGATCGCCATCGCCCGGCTGCTGGAGCTGGGCGCCGAGCGGGTCGCGTACGTGGATGTCGACGTTCATCACGGGGACGGGGTGCAGGCGGCGTTCTGGGAGGATCCGCGGGTTCTGACGATCTCGTTGCACGAGCATCCCCGGACCCTGTTCCCGCAGACCGGGTGGCCGGAGGAGACCGGGGCCTCGTCGAGCGCGGAGGGGTCGGCCGTGAACGTGGCGCTGCCGGCGGGGACCGGGGACGCGGGGTGGGTGCGGGCGTTCCACGCGGTGGTGCCCGAGCTGATCGCCGACTTCCGGCCGCAGGTGCTGGTGACCCAGCACGGGGCCGACACGCACTTCGAGGATCCGTTGGCGCATCTGGCCGTGTCGTTGGACGCGCAGCGGGCGGTGCAGGTGGCTCTGCACGAGCTGGCCCATGAGTACGCCGACGGGCGGTGGGTCGCGCTCGGTGGGGGCGGGTACGCGGTGGTGGATGTGGTGCCGCGGTCGTGGACGCATCTGGTGGCGATCGCGGCGGGGCGGGAGATCGCGCCGGAGAGGGTGATTCCCGAGGAGTGGCGGCAGCAGGTGTTCGCTCGTACGCGGCAGTTGGCGCCGGCGCGGATGACCGATGGGCGGTGGCCGGTGTCCTGGGCGGGCTGGGAGGCGGGGTACGACCCCGCGGATCGGTTGGACCAGGCGGTGCTCGCTGCGCGGAAGGCCGTGTTTCCGTTGCGGGGGTTGTTGCCGTAG
- a CDS encoding phosphatase: MVSGGVLREHLVAAGLAGRVGTSREASLRSYRLFAARDPRFLIGLDPELSWRQRDVLDLMAEKCGVSADPGCTTGQDVIDPERTMGALDRFAERVAAVARSGGAVLFGTGHPHRLIGFYGALADALSAAGCEVLTPATGRRVDITTRFGLRTYNLDYARGVAHVREATALRSGCATGVHTHSPLPVRTVLAAAAEAGGPLPQLVVGDHGWVCGAGQLGFEAIGLADTDDPAPFVGEAEGRVSVAVPLDDGVRSDYYRPLTRYVLNRACLSQ; this comes from the coding sequence GTGGTGAGTGGTGGGGTGTTGCGGGAGCACCTGGTGGCTGCCGGGCTGGCCGGGCGGGTCGGCACTTCTCGGGAAGCGAGTCTGCGGAGTTACCGGTTGTTCGCGGCCCGGGACCCTCGGTTTTTGATCGGGCTTGATCCTGAACTGTCCTGGCGGCAGCGGGATGTGCTCGATCTGATGGCGGAGAAGTGCGGGGTTTCGGCCGATCCGGGGTGCACGACAGGGCAGGATGTGATTGATCCGGAGCGCACGATGGGGGCGCTGGACCGCTTCGCGGAACGTGTCGCGGCGGTCGCTCGGAGTGGTGGAGCGGTGCTCTTCGGGACCGGGCACCCGCACCGGCTGATCGGGTTCTACGGTGCGTTGGCGGACGCTTTGTCGGCGGCGGGGTGTGAGGTTCTCACCCCTGCGACGGGTAGACGTGTCGACATAACGACCCGGTTCGGTCTACGCACGTACAACCTCGACTACGCACGAGGAGTCGCTCACGTCCGGGAGGCGACCGCCTTGCGCTCCGGTTGTGCGACCGGCGTGCACACGCATTCACCGCTCCCGGTTCGGACCGTTCTGGCGGCCGCGGCGGAGGCCGGCGGGCCGCTCCCGCAACTCGTGGTGGGGGACCACGGATGGGTCTGCGGGGCAGGTCAGCTGGGGTTCGAGGCGATCGGTCTCGCCGATACGGACGATCCGGCGCCCTTCGTGGGGGAGGCGGAGGGGCGCGTGTCCGTCGCCGTTCCACTTGATGACGGTGTGCGGTCTGATTACTACCGACCACTGACCCGCTACGTACTCAATCGGGCGTGTCTGTCACAGTAG
- a CDS encoding helix-turn-helix domain-containing protein, whose amino-acid sequence MAAAGERPLNEVQFLTVAEVASVMRVSKMTVYRLVHSGHLPAIRVGRSFRVPEQAVHEYLRESYVGVETA is encoded by the coding sequence ATGGCTGCAGCTGGCGAGAGGCCTCTGAACGAGGTTCAGTTCCTGACCGTGGCGGAAGTCGCCTCGGTGATGCGAGTGTCCAAGATGACCGTGTACCGCTTGGTGCACAGCGGTCATCTGCCGGCGATCCGGGTGGGCAGGTCCTTCCGGGTGCCGGAGCAAGCGGTACACGAGTACCTCCGCGAGAGCTATGTGGGGGTGGAGACGGCCTGA
- a CDS encoding 30S ribosomal protein bS22, producing MGSVIKKRRKRMAKKKHRKLLKRTRVQRRNKK from the coding sequence GTGGGCTCTGTTATCAAGAAGCGGCGCAAGCGGATGGCTAAGAAGAAGCACCGCAAGCTGCTCAAGCGCACCCGCGTTCAGCGTCGCAACAAGAAGTAA
- a CDS encoding NAD-dependent epimerase/dehydratase family protein produces the protein MGKVVLVTGVARQLGGRFVRRIQRDPQVDRVIAVDAVPPGHHLGGADFVQADIRQPAIARLLAEHNVDTVVHMDVTGTPLGSGGRATLKETNVIGTMQLLGACQKSPLIKRLVVKSSTNVYGSAPRDPAVFTETTPAKSLPSGGFAKDTVEVEGYVRGFARRRPDVAVCVLRFANILGPSADSPLASYFSLPVLPTVLGYDPRLQFVHEDDVIEVLRIASHEPERGTLNSGTFNIAGDGVLLLSQCARRLGRPTVPLLMPAVSWVGSMVRTLGFTDFSPEQLRLLTHGRVVSTNQMRETLGYRARYTTAETFADFARSRGPGLLPPEALAGAIDRIAALPVPVPGDGHPPTQSAN, from the coding sequence TTGGGGAAGGTCGTGCTCGTCACCGGTGTGGCCCGTCAGCTGGGGGGCCGCTTCGTGCGGCGGATCCAGCGTGACCCGCAGGTCGACCGGGTCATCGCGGTGGACGCGGTGCCGCCCGGACACCATCTGGGTGGCGCGGACTTCGTGCAGGCCGACATCCGTCAGCCGGCCATAGCCCGGCTGCTGGCCGAGCACAACGTGGACACCGTGGTGCACATGGACGTCACGGGCACCCCGCTGGGCAGCGGCGGCCGGGCCACGCTCAAGGAGACCAACGTCATCGGCACCATGCAGCTGCTCGGTGCCTGCCAGAAGTCCCCGTTGATCAAGCGGCTGGTCGTGAAGTCCAGTACGAACGTGTACGGGTCCGCACCGCGTGACCCGGCCGTGTTCACCGAGACCACGCCGGCCAAGTCGCTGCCCAGCGGCGGCTTCGCCAAGGACACCGTCGAGGTGGAGGGCTACGTCCGCGGATTCGCCCGGCGGCGGCCCGATGTGGCCGTGTGCGTGCTGCGGTTCGCGAACATCCTCGGACCGAGCGCCGACTCGCCGCTCGCCTCGTACTTCTCGCTGCCGGTGCTGCCGACCGTGCTGGGCTACGACCCGCGGCTGCAGTTCGTGCACGAGGACGACGTGATCGAGGTGCTGCGGATCGCCTCGCACGAGCCGGAGCGGGGCACGCTCAACAGCGGCACGTTCAACATCGCGGGCGACGGTGTCCTGCTGCTCTCGCAGTGCGCGCGGCGCCTCGGCCGGCCGACGGTGCCGCTGCTGATGCCGGCGGTCAGCTGGGTCGGCTCCATGGTCCGGACGCTGGGCTTCACCGACTTCTCGCCGGAGCAGCTGCGGCTGCTGACCCACGGGCGGGTCGTGTCGACGAACCAGATGCGCGAGACGCTGGGCTACCGGGCGAGGTACACGACCGCGGAGACGTTCGCGGACTTCGCGCGCAGCAGGGGGCCCGGCCTCCTGCCCCCCGAGGCCCTCGCCGGGGCCATCGACCGGATCGCCGCCCTGCCCGTGCCCGTACCGGGCGACGGCCACCCCCCGACGCAGAGCGCCAACTGA
- a CDS encoding lysophospholipid acyltransferase family protein, which yields MADAKVIPFDDDRTRGGAVQRTPRRRSTGSRRKGESAVVRDVRESGEVQALPGRPTSTDDVPVTREKPEPPQEAAEAQDGGGLERQIAGGLAFLRKRLTGDYEIDDFGYDAELTDQVLMSLLRPVYEKYFRVEVKGIENIPTDGGALIVANHSGTLPLDGLMMQVAVHDNHPAGRHLRLLAADLVFMLPVVNQLARKLGHTLACAEDASRLLEQGELVGVMPEGFKGLGKPFGDRYKLQRFGRGGFVSTALRSGTPIIPCSIVGAEEIYPMIGNSKTIARLLGFPYFPITPTFPWLGPLGAVPLPTKWTIQFGEPIPTDGYPPEAAEDPMLMFNLTDQVREQIQHTLYKLLVQRRSVFF from the coding sequence ATGGCGGATGCCAAGGTCATTCCGTTCGACGACGACCGGACGCGCGGAGGCGCCGTGCAGCGCACGCCGCGCCGCCGTAGTACGGGGAGCCGGCGCAAGGGCGAGAGCGCGGTCGTCCGGGACGTCCGTGAATCCGGCGAGGTCCAGGCCCTCCCGGGACGGCCGACCAGCACCGATGATGTCCCTGTGACACGGGAGAAGCCGGAGCCGCCCCAGGAGGCCGCCGAGGCACAGGACGGCGGCGGGCTGGAGCGACAGATCGCGGGTGGTCTCGCGTTCCTGCGCAAGCGGCTCACCGGTGACTACGAGATCGACGACTTCGGCTACGACGCCGAGCTCACCGACCAGGTGCTGATGTCCCTGCTGCGGCCGGTGTACGAGAAGTACTTCCGGGTCGAGGTGAAGGGCATCGAGAACATCCCGACGGACGGCGGCGCCCTGATCGTCGCCAACCACTCGGGGACGCTGCCGCTGGACGGCCTGATGATGCAGGTCGCCGTCCACGACAACCATCCCGCCGGGCGGCATCTGCGGCTGCTCGCGGCGGACCTGGTCTTCATGCTGCCGGTGGTCAACCAACTGGCCCGCAAGCTCGGCCACACCCTCGCGTGCGCGGAGGACGCCTCACGGCTGCTGGAGCAGGGCGAGCTGGTCGGGGTCATGCCGGAGGGCTTCAAGGGCCTCGGCAAGCCCTTCGGCGACCGGTACAAGCTGCAGCGCTTCGGCCGTGGCGGCTTCGTCTCCACCGCTCTGCGCTCCGGTACGCCGATCATCCCGTGCTCGATCGTGGGCGCGGAGGAGATCTACCCGATGATCGGGAACTCGAAGACGATCGCCCGGCTCCTCGGCTTCCCGTACTTCCCGATCACGCCGACGTTCCCGTGGCTCGGCCCGCTGGGCGCGGTCCCGCTGCCGACGAAGTGGACCATCCAGTTCGGCGAGCCCATCCCGACGGACGGCTATCCGCCGGAGGCCGCCGAGGATCCGATGCTGATGTTCAACCTGACCGACCAGGTGCGCGAGCAGATCCAGCACACGCTGTACAAGCTGCTGGTGCAGCGCCGGTCGGTGTTCTTCTAG
- a CDS encoding DUF5667 domain-containing protein — MIANVSAHRRANAFAQALEELSDRATAAEQPEGSAPAPAAEQTEQGRLLALTTGLDELPKPVLDPEVKVVHRAQLVAAMEAMLRDGTLPGREADPSVPEQRSGRARGAHRASPLRKLRPRSRLTKGLAAGGLSVGVAASAFGGVAAASSDALPGDSLYGLKRGIEDVKLTLADDSDDRGRLYLDQASTRFGEARRLMERGRSGQLDHESLGEIRRALTGMRHDASEGHRLLHEAFERDPGSLGPIQALSAFSQSHREAWGSLRDRLPVQLGDVSQQVSSVFDAIDDEVAPHSSLLPQPPTQGGGKQRSTGTGSPGTTDPDRPAPSASGGSADGSEDTTSKPKPSTSDSSGESLVGGTTGGLLDPPQDDTSSTSPSTGKSTPAEEPDVTLPPLLPGLLPGLGIDGDDTN, encoded by the coding sequence GTGATCGCGAACGTATCGGCGCACCGGCGGGCGAACGCCTTCGCCCAGGCCCTGGAGGAGCTGTCCGACCGGGCCACGGCGGCCGAGCAGCCCGAGGGATCGGCACCGGCCCCGGCAGCGGAACAGACCGAGCAGGGCCGCCTGTTGGCCCTCACCACCGGTCTCGACGAGCTGCCCAAGCCAGTGCTCGACCCCGAGGTCAAGGTGGTTCATCGCGCCCAGTTGGTGGCCGCGATGGAAGCCATGCTGCGGGACGGCACGCTGCCGGGGCGTGAGGCGGACCCTTCGGTGCCCGAGCAGCGATCGGGCAGGGCGCGAGGCGCGCACCGGGCAAGTCCGCTGAGGAAGTTGCGACCACGGTCCCGCCTGACGAAGGGCCTCGCCGCGGGCGGGCTCAGCGTCGGTGTGGCCGCGAGCGCCTTCGGCGGTGTGGCCGCCGCCAGCTCGGACGCCCTGCCCGGTGACTCGCTCTACGGGCTCAAGCGCGGCATCGAGGACGTGAAGCTCACCCTGGCCGACGACAGCGACGACCGGGGCCGGCTCTATCTGGACCAGGCGTCCACCCGGTTCGGCGAGGCCCGCCGCCTCATGGAGCGCGGCCGGAGCGGACAGCTCGACCACGAGTCCCTCGGCGAGATCCGCCGCGCCCTCACCGGGATGCGGCACGACGCCTCCGAGGGCCACCGCCTGCTCCACGAGGCCTTCGAGCGGGATCCGGGCTCCCTGGGCCCCATCCAGGCACTCTCGGCCTTCTCCCAGTCCCACCGCGAGGCCTGGGGCTCACTCCGCGACCGGCTGCCCGTGCAGCTCGGGGACGTGAGTCAGCAGGTCTCGTCGGTCTTCGACGCCATAGACGACGAGGTCGCCCCGCACTCGTCGCTCCTGCCGCAGCCCCCCACCCAGGGCGGCGGCAAGCAGCGCTCCACGGGCACCGGCTCCCCCGGCACCACGGACCCCGACCGCCCGGCCCCGAGCGCCAGCGGCGGCTCCGCCGACGGCAGCGAGGACACCACCAGCAAGCCCAAGCCGTCCACCTCGGACAGCAGCGGCGAAAGCCTCGTCGGCGGCACCACCGGCGGCCTCCTGGACCCGCCCCAGGACGACACCAGCAGCACCTCCCCGTCCACCGGCAAGTCCACCCCGGCCGAAGAGCCCGACGTCACCCTCCCACCCCTCCTCCCGGGCCTCCTGCCCGGCCTGGGCATCGACGGCGACGACACGAACTAG
- a CDS encoding ECF subfamily RNA polymerase sigma factor, BldN family, which yields MYPHVGVDASGLATLRATVNQLLRGFVPTAYAVPALATSAAPVGPCYALADGVEQGPGRSAVVEGRWSGDGRAGRRGRSGSTATTTRRPAADSDSARMMDLVERAQSGEADAFGRLYDQYSDTVYRYIYYRVGGKATAEDLTSETFLRALRRIGTFTWQGRDFGAWLVTIARNLVADHFKSSRFRLEITTGEMLDANEVERSPEDSVLESLSNAALLEAVRRLNPQQQECVTLRFLQGLSVAETARVMGKNEGAIKTLQYRAVRTLARLLPDDAR from the coding sequence GTGTACCCACACGTCGGGGTTGACGCCTCGGGCCTGGCTACGCTGCGCGCGACGGTCAACCAACTGTTGCGCGGCTTCGTCCCCACCGCGTACGCCGTCCCCGCCCTCGCCACCTCCGCCGCGCCCGTCGGCCCGTGCTACGCACTGGCCGACGGCGTCGAGCAGGGGCCAGGGCGAAGCGCTGTCGTCGAGGGGCGGTGGTCGGGTGACGGGCGGGCGGGCAGACGAGGCCGCTCGGGATCCACCGCCACGACCACCCGCCGTCCCGCCGCGGACAGCGACAGCGCCCGCATGATGGACCTCGTCGAACGCGCCCAGTCCGGCGAGGCCGACGCCTTCGGCCGTCTGTACGACCAGTACAGCGACACCGTCTACCGCTACATCTACTACCGCGTCGGCGGCAAGGCGACCGCCGAGGACCTCACCAGCGAGACGTTCCTGCGCGCCCTGCGCCGCATCGGCACGTTCACCTGGCAGGGCCGCGACTTCGGCGCCTGGCTGGTGACGATCGCCCGCAACCTGGTGGCCGACCACTTCAAGTCCAGCCGGTTCCGTCTGGAGATCACCACCGGCGAGATGCTCGACGCCAACGAGGTCGAGCGCTCCCCCGAGGACTCCGTCCTGGAGTCCCTCTCCAACGCCGCCCTCCTCGAGGCCGTACGCCGCCTCAACCCCCAGCAACAGGAGTGCGTCACGCTCCGCTTCCTGCAGGGCCTCTCCGTCGCCGAGACCGCCCGGGTCATGGGCAAGAACGAGGGCGCGATCAAGACCCTCCAGTACCGCGCGGTCCGTACCCTCGCCCGCCTCCTCCCGGACGACGCCCGCTGA
- a CDS encoding HAD family hydrolase — protein MAALGWLTPRRRSATARSVLAGEASAEAARKSSQELEDISPAPDAVQEPEFPVLGDDKAAAFFDLDNTVMQGASLFHFGRGLYKRKFFETRDLARFAWQQAWFRLAGSEDPEHMQDAQNSALSIVQGHRVAELTIIGEEIYDEYMAERIWPGTRALAQAHLDAGQKVWLVTAAPVEIAQVIARRLGLTGALGTVAESVDGVYTGKLVGEPLHGPAKAEAVRALAAAEGLDLSRCAAYSDSHNDIPMLSLVGHPYAINPDSKLRRHARDMDWRLRDYRTARKAAKVGLPAAAGVGAVAGGTAAAIALHRRRR, from the coding sequence ATGGCCGCTCTCGGATGGCTCACTCCCCGTAGGCGCTCCGCCACGGCGCGGAGCGTTTTGGCAGGCGAGGCCTCTGCGGAGGCAGCGCGCAAGTCCTCCCAGGAGTTGGAGGACATCTCCCCCGCGCCCGACGCCGTCCAGGAACCGGAGTTCCCGGTCCTCGGTGACGACAAGGCCGCCGCGTTCTTCGACCTCGACAACACCGTCATGCAGGGCGCCTCGCTCTTCCACTTCGGCCGGGGCCTGTACAAACGGAAGTTCTTCGAGACCCGCGACCTCGCCCGATTCGCCTGGCAGCAGGCGTGGTTCAGGCTGGCGGGGTCCGAGGACCCCGAGCACATGCAGGACGCCCAGAACTCCGCGCTCTCCATCGTCCAGGGCCACCGCGTCGCCGAACTGACGATCATCGGCGAGGAGATCTACGACGAGTACATGGCCGAGCGCATCTGGCCGGGCACCCGCGCCCTGGCCCAGGCCCACCTCGACGCCGGCCAGAAGGTCTGGCTCGTCACGGCCGCGCCCGTGGAGATCGCCCAGGTGATCGCCCGCCGCCTCGGTCTGACCGGCGCCCTGGGCACGGTCGCCGAGTCCGTCGACGGCGTGTACACCGGCAAGCTGGTCGGCGAGCCGCTGCACGGCCCCGCGAAGGCCGAGGCCGTCCGCGCCCTGGCCGCCGCGGAGGGCCTCGACCTCTCCCGCTGCGCCGCGTACAGCGACTCCCACAACGACATCCCGATGCTGTCGCTGGTGGGCCACCCGTACGCCATCAATCCCGACTCCAAACTCCGCAGGCACGCCCGCGACATGGACTGGCGCCTGCGCGACTACCGCACCGCCCGCAAGGCCGCCAAGGTCGGCCTCCCCGCGGCGGCGGGCGTGGGCGCGGTGGCCGGCGGCACGGCGGCCGCGATCGCCCTGCACCGCCGCCGCCGCTGA
- a CDS encoding glutaredoxin family protein, giving the protein MARMSAMFRRTPKNSGERLVTLIGKPGCHLCDDAQAVIEKVCGELGVPWEKKDITEDAELHRQYWEQIPVVLVDGAQHTFWRVNEERLRKALS; this is encoded by the coding sequence ATGGCCCGCATGAGTGCCATGTTCCGGCGGACGCCGAAGAATTCCGGTGAGCGGCTCGTCACACTGATCGGGAAACCCGGGTGCCATCTGTGCGACGACGCGCAGGCGGTGATCGAGAAGGTCTGCGGTGAGCTGGGCGTTCCCTGGGAGAAGAAGGACATCACCGAGGACGCGGAGCTCCACCGTCAGTACTGGGAGCAGATCCCGGTGGTCCTGGTGGACGGTGCCCAGCACACCTTCTGGCGTGTGAACGAGGAGCGCCTTCGCAAAGCCCTCTCCTAG
- a CDS encoding redox-sensing transcriptional repressor Rex, producing the protein MATGRTHRPATRSRGIPEATVARLPLYLRALTALSERSVPTVSSEELAAAAGVNSAKLRKDFSYLGSYGTRGVGYDVEYLVYQISRELGLTQDWPVVIVGIGNLGAALANYGGFASRGFRVAALIDADPTMAGKPVAGIPVQHTDELEKIIDTNGVSIGVIATPAGAAQQVCDRLVAAGITSILNFAPTVLSVPDGVDVRKVDLSIELQILAFHEQRKAGEEAAAAADAVPLAPKESGKGPDGDVPAVMPA; encoded by the coding sequence GTGGCAACTGGCCGAACTCACCGACCGGCGACCCGTAGCCGAGGGATTCCCGAGGCCACCGTCGCCAGGCTTCCGCTGTACCTCCGTGCCCTGACCGCGCTGTCGGAGCGCTCGGTACCCACCGTTTCATCCGAGGAACTGGCGGCCGCCGCGGGGGTCAACTCCGCGAAGCTGCGCAAGGACTTCTCGTACCTGGGCTCGTACGGGACGAGGGGTGTGGGGTACGACGTCGAGTATCTCGTCTACCAGATCTCGCGTGAGCTGGGGCTGACCCAGGACTGGCCGGTCGTGATCGTCGGTATCGGTAATCTCGGCGCCGCGCTCGCCAATTACGGCGGGTTCGCCTCCCGTGGATTCCGGGTGGCCGCGCTGATAGACGCCGATCCGACGATGGCGGGGAAGCCGGTCGCGGGTATTCCGGTCCAGCACACGGACGAGCTGGAAAAGATCATCGACACCAACGGCGTGTCCATCGGCGTGATCGCCACCCCCGCCGGTGCCGCCCAGCAGGTGTGCGACCGGCTGGTCGCCGCCGGGATCACCTCGATCCTGAACTTCGCGCCGACCGTCCTCTCCGTGCCGGACGGGGTCGACGTCCGCAAGGTGGACCTCTCGATCGAGCTGCAGATCCTCGCCTTCCACGAGCAGCGCAAGGCCGGCGAGGAGGCCGCGGCCGCGGCCGATGCCGTACCGCTGGCTCCCAAGGAGTCCGGGAAAGGGCCCGACGGGGATGTCCCCGCCGTGATGCCGGCATGA